In Paenibacillus sp. G2S3, a single window of DNA contains:
- a CDS encoding LacI family DNA-binding transcriptional regulator — MTVTIKDVAKKAGVSPSTVSRVLSNHPRISLETSRKVKAIMEDMGYTPNMMAKSLVSKTTNSICFSLPKPAEELFSNLFFMELIRGIVTQASRSGYDVLISSGANEKEELEAVSRLLKGRRVDGVILLYSRTDDAVIDFLESNDYPFVLVGRSDRYENILSVDNDNVMAAYDATNHLISMGHERIGFVSGPPNLIVSRDRLAGYRKALQNSGLEMRDEWIVEGEFLQDSGYRAMSFFMNLPNRPTALVAVDDMVSFGILRGLNELKYKVPDDLAIVSFNNIPLSELSSPPISSIDIGIYHLGYTASQVLIQNIKSPNHDAGYTNRFVIPHRLIVRESSMYSHAKNKTE, encoded by the coding sequence ATGACAGTTACCATTAAGGATGTGGCCAAGAAAGCGGGAGTATCTCCCTCCACGGTATCCCGGGTATTGTCCAATCACCCCAGAATCAGCCTGGAAACTTCCCGCAAGGTCAAAGCTATTATGGAAGATATGGGCTATACACCTAACATGATGGCTAAGAGTCTAGTATCGAAAACTACAAACAGCATCTGCTTCAGTCTTCCTAAACCAGCTGAAGAGCTGTTCTCAAATCTATTTTTTATGGAATTAATCCGGGGGATCGTTACACAAGCTAGTCGTTCCGGCTACGATGTGTTAATTAGCTCTGGAGCAAACGAGAAGGAAGAATTGGAAGCCGTTTCAAGACTTCTAAAGGGGCGTCGTGTAGATGGTGTTATTCTGCTGTACTCACGTACGGATGATGCTGTTATTGATTTTCTAGAGAGTAACGATTATCCATTCGTGCTGGTAGGTCGAAGCGATCGATATGAGAATATTTTATCTGTCGATAACGATAATGTGATGGCAGCATATGATGCTACTAACCACCTCATTTCAATGGGGCATGAACGAATTGGCTTCGTAAGTGGACCGCCTAATCTAATTGTTTCTCGCGATCGTCTCGCAGGGTACCGTAAAGCATTGCAGAATAGCGGTCTTGAAATGCGTGATGAATGGATTGTAGAAGGTGAATTTCTACAGGATAGCGGATATAGAGCGATGTCTTTTTTCATGAATTTGCCAAATCGGCCTACTGCTCTAGTTGCAGTAGATGATATGGTATCGTTCGGAATTTTACGCGGATTGAATGAACTGAAATACAAAGTACCTGACGATCTCGCTATTGTAAGCTTTAATAATATTCCATTATCTGAGTTATCCAGCCCTCCGATCAGTAGTATTGATATTGGAATTTATCATCTTGGATACACGGCCTCTCAGGTACTTATCCAGAATATCAAAAGTCCAAATCACGATGCTGGATATACAAACCGATTTGTTATTCCACATCGCCTGATCGTAAGAGAATCATCCATGTACTCACATGCGAAGAACAAAACCGAATGA
- a CDS encoding glycoside hydrolase family 65 protein gives MKQYLTIDEWSIIEESFDPQTQEISESVFSLGNGFMGGRANFEEQYSGSSLQGSYMAGVYYPDKTRVGWWKNGYPEYFAKVLNSTNWIGINIDIEGTPLDLAKSTVSDFRRVLNMKEGTLSRSFTATLEDGKEVKVESIRFVSMTRQEIGAIRYSIIPVNFAGKITITPYLDGDVKNKDSNYDEKFWNEVEKQAGTEGGHLTLKTKKLDFHVTSAMAFDILVNGEKVNADAEAIEQEKYVASKMNVSVQAGDQIVIYKYVANVTSRNHGLGQLVDAAQTALTAAKEAGFVTLLKEQVDAWREKWKESDIIIEGDVSAQQAIRFNIFQLNQTYNGEDDRLNIGPKGFTGEKYGGSTYWDTEAYCVPFYLSTADSSIARNLLIYRYKHLEKAKENARKLGFTKGALYPMVTMNGEECHNEWEITFEEIHRNGAIAYAIYNYVNYTGDKAYLGQYGLEVLVEISRFWEERVHYANRKDKYVMLGVTGPNEYENNVNNNWYTNRMASWTMEYTLEALDYLKKNESTRYAELVDKLGLQESETAKWNDIIAKMYYPADEELGIFLQQDGFLDKEIIQVKDLAAENLPLNQKWSWDRILRSCFIKQADVLQGLYFLGDRYDLDTKKRNFDFYEPITVHESSLSPCIHSILASELGYKDKAYEMYLRTSRLDLDNYNNDTEDGLHSTSMAGTWMSIVHGFGGLRVHDGRLTLSPSNPGHWSAYSFKIMFRGSRLKVSVSDAQVTVTNETDIPASITIYDKEYTVNGLSSITANSNSVTV, from the coding sequence GTGAAACAATATTTAACAATTGATGAATGGTCCATTATTGAAGAATCTTTTGATCCACAGACACAAGAAATCTCTGAAAGTGTATTTAGCCTTGGCAACGGATTTATGGGTGGTCGAGCTAATTTTGAAGAGCAATATAGCGGAAGTAGCCTGCAAGGTAGCTACATGGCTGGCGTGTACTATCCTGACAAAACTCGGGTTGGCTGGTGGAAGAACGGCTATCCTGAATATTTTGCTAAAGTACTGAACAGCACAAACTGGATTGGTATTAACATCGACATTGAAGGAACTCCTTTAGACCTGGCTAAATCCACGGTTTCCGATTTCCGTCGTGTCCTTAACATGAAGGAAGGTACGCTTTCCCGTAGCTTCACTGCCACACTCGAAGATGGTAAGGAAGTTAAAGTTGAGAGTATTCGTTTCGTCAGCATGACTCGTCAAGAAATCGGTGCTATTCGTTACTCCATCATTCCTGTTAATTTTGCAGGCAAGATTACAATCACTCCTTATCTCGACGGTGACGTGAAGAACAAGGATTCCAACTATGACGAGAAATTCTGGAATGAAGTGGAGAAGCAAGCAGGCACTGAAGGTGGGCACCTCACCCTTAAGACTAAAAAACTCGATTTCCATGTAACCTCTGCTATGGCTTTTGATATCCTTGTCAACGGTGAGAAAGTCAACGCTGATGCTGAAGCCATTGAACAAGAGAAATATGTAGCCAGCAAAATGAATGTATCCGTACAAGCTGGTGATCAAATCGTTATTTATAAATATGTTGCCAACGTTACCTCCCGTAATCACGGTCTTGGTCAATTGGTCGACGCCGCACAAACTGCTCTGACAGCTGCTAAGGAAGCTGGTTTTGTAACCCTTCTGAAAGAGCAAGTAGACGCTTGGAGAGAGAAATGGAAAGAAAGCGACATCATTATTGAAGGTGACGTTTCGGCACAGCAAGCGATTCGCTTTAATATTTTCCAACTGAACCAAACTTACAATGGTGAAGATGACCGTTTGAACATTGGACCTAAAGGCTTTACAGGTGAAAAATACGGCGGCAGCACTTACTGGGATACAGAGGCGTATTGTGTTCCCTTCTATCTCAGTACAGCAGACTCCTCTATTGCTCGCAACCTGTTGATCTATCGTTACAAGCATTTGGAGAAGGCTAAGGAGAATGCTCGTAAGCTTGGTTTCACAAAAGGCGCATTGTACCCAATGGTTACAATGAACGGCGAAGAGTGTCACAATGAGTGGGAAATTACATTTGAAGAAATTCACCGTAACGGTGCCATTGCTTATGCGATTTACAACTATGTGAACTACACTGGAGACAAAGCTTATCTTGGTCAATATGGCCTTGAAGTTCTAGTGGAAATCTCCCGCTTCTGGGAAGAACGTGTTCACTATGCAAATCGTAAAGACAAATACGTGATGCTTGGTGTAACGGGACCTAATGAATATGAAAATAACGTAAATAATAACTGGTACACCAACCGGATGGCTTCCTGGACTATGGAATATACCCTAGAAGCTTTGGATTATCTGAAAAAGAACGAATCCACGCGCTATGCAGAACTAGTTGACAAACTAGGACTCCAAGAGAGCGAAACTGCAAAATGGAATGATATCATTGCCAAAATGTATTATCCAGCGGATGAAGAACTGGGTATCTTCTTGCAGCAAGATGGCTTCCTAGACAAAGAGATTATCCAAGTCAAGGATCTGGCAGCTGAGAACCTGCCACTAAACCAAAAATGGTCTTGGGATCGTATCCTTCGTTCTTGCTTCATTAAACAAGCGGACGTTCTGCAGGGATTATATTTCCTAGGGGACCGTTACGATCTGGATACCAAAAAACGGAATTTCGACTTTTACGAGCCGATCACTGTTCATGAGTCCTCCCTATCCCCTTGTATCCACTCTATTCTAGCCAGCGAGCTAGGATATAAGGATAAGGCTTATGAAATGTACTTGCGTACTTCAAGACTGGATCTTGATAACTATAATAATGATACCGAAGACGGCTTACACAGCACTAGTATGGCTGGTACTTGGATGTCAATCGTCCATGGCTTCGGCGGATTACGCGTTCATGATGGCAGACTGACTTTGAGCCCATCGAACCCAGGTCACTGGTCAGCGTACTCTTTCAAAATCATGTTCCGCGGCTCCCGTCTAAAAGTAAGCGTTTCGGACGCACAGGTTACGGTTACGAATGAAACAGACATCCCAGCTTCTATTACTATCTATGACAAAGAATATACCGTGAACGGACTAAGCAGCATCACTGCTAACAGCAATTCCGTCACAGTATAA
- the pgmB gene encoding beta-phosphoglucomutase: protein MSEIKACLFDLDGVIVDTAKYHYIAWKELADGLGFLFTEQDNERLKGVSRTASLNILLEIGGLTIDEEEKAKLAEQKNNRYVEYIAKMDSSEILPGALDFLKECRENGIKVALGSASKNAMTILNNTGLTPYFDAIIDGTHTSAAKPDPEVFLLGAKALGADPKHCVVFEDAEAGIEAASRAGMFSVGIGSPETLNAANIVVPSLAHMSVPQLKKSFA, encoded by the coding sequence ATGTCGGAAATTAAAGCCTGCTTGTTCGATTTGGATGGTGTTATCGTTGATACTGCCAAATACCATTATATCGCATGGAAAGAGCTTGCAGATGGATTGGGGTTTCTCTTCACAGAACAAGATAACGAACGCCTTAAAGGAGTCAGCAGAACTGCCTCGCTAAACATTTTGCTGGAAATCGGCGGACTAACTATCGATGAAGAAGAGAAAGCTAAGCTTGCGGAACAGAAGAATAATCGTTATGTCGAATATATTGCGAAGATGGATAGCTCAGAGATTTTGCCAGGTGCGCTTGATTTTCTAAAAGAGTGCCGTGAGAATGGCATCAAAGTTGCCCTCGGTTCTGCTAGTAAGAACGCAATGACGATTTTAAATAATACCGGATTGACCCCTTACTTTGATGCGATCATCGATGGCACACACACTAGTGCTGCTAAACCTGATCCGGAAGTTTTTCTTCTAGGAGCTAAAGCACTTGGCGCTGATCCTAAACACTGTGTTGTCTTCGAAGATGCAGAAGCAGGAATTGAAGCTGCGTCGCGAGCTGGGATGTTCAGCGTTGGTATTGGCTCACCGGAAACGCTCAATGCGGCGAATATCGTAGTTCCATCACTCGCTCATATGAGCGTGCCACAACTCAAAAAATCTTTTGCTTAA